One stretch of Caldinitratiruptor microaerophilus DNA includes these proteins:
- a CDS encoding MGDG synthase family glycosyltransferase: MTRGPVPRVLVLSARFGSGHTQAARAVAAAVGRLRPGALVVVRELGTRPATRGERLLPAVADVYLRLLRWTPGSYGWLYRQTATASDARGAGDVASWLLGPAIREAVRSVRPDVVLATHPFPGLAVAHLRWRGELGVPAAVVLTDFWPHPAWIHPGYDRFFVASASTARALFGRGVPPGRVAVTGIPIGEAFWAGSPGGLRRGCAADAPGRVLVMGGSLGIGPLEAVSRFLLRLDPPPAVTVVAGQDRRAAARLRGLAADHPRLEVHGYTPDVASLMAWADLLVTKAGGLTCSEALAVGLPMVLLRPLPGHEEDNAAHLTRLGAAIQARTPGQAAALARYLLVDAPGRRERMGEAARAAGRPRAALAVAGRVLALAGHVVLPDTVRA; this comes from the coding sequence GTGACCCGGGGGCCGGTGCCGCGGGTGCTGGTCCTCTCGGCCCGGTTCGGCTCAGGCCACACGCAGGCCGCGCGGGCGGTCGCGGCGGCCGTCGGGCGGCTTCGCCCGGGCGCGCTTGTCGTGGTACGGGAACTGGGCACGCGTCCGGCGACGCGCGGGGAACGCCTTCTCCCCGCCGTGGCGGACGTGTATCTCCGGCTCCTGCGGTGGACCCCCGGGTCGTACGGCTGGCTCTACCGGCAGACGGCCACGGCGTCGGACGCCCGCGGGGCCGGAGACGTGGCCAGCTGGCTCCTCGGTCCTGCCATCCGGGAGGCCGTCCGCTCGGTCCGCCCGGACGTGGTTCTGGCCACCCACCCGTTCCCCGGCCTGGCGGTGGCCCATCTCCGGTGGCGGGGGGAACTCGGGGTGCCCGCGGCCGTGGTCCTGACCGACTTCTGGCCGCACCCGGCGTGGATTCACCCCGGCTACGACCGTTTCTTCGTCGCTTCCGCCAGCACGGCCCGCGCGCTGTTCGGGCGGGGCGTGCCCCCCGGGCGCGTGGCCGTGACCGGGATCCCGATCGGCGAAGCCTTCTGGGCGGGTTCTCCGGGCGGACTCCGGCGTGGGTGCGCGGCGGATGCACCCGGCCGGGTGCTGGTCATGGGCGGCTCCCTTGGCATCGGGCCGCTGGAGGCCGTCTCCCGGTTCCTCCTCCGGCTCGACCCGCCGCCGGCGGTGACGGTCGTGGCCGGGCAGGACCGGCGCGCCGCGGCCCGCCTGAGAGGGCTGGCGGCGGACCATCCCCGCCTCGAGGTCCACGGGTACACTCCCGACGTCGCCTCCCTCATGGCCTGGGCAGACCTTCTCGTGACGAAGGCGGGGGGCCTCACCTGCAGCGAGGCGCTGGCGGTCGGGCTTCCGATGGTGCTCCTGAGGCCGCTGCCGGGGCACGAGGAAGACAACGCGGCGCACCTCACGCGCCTCGGCGCCGCCATCCAGGCACGCACCCCCGGGCAGGCCGCGGCCCTGGCCCGCTACCTCCTGGTCGACGCCCCCGGGCGCCGCGAGCGCATGGGCGAGGCGGCGCGCGCCGCGGGCCGGCCGCGCGCCGCGCTGGCTGTCGCGGGAAGGGTTCTGGCGCTGGCGGGACACGTCGTACTGCCGGATACGGT
- a CDS encoding zinc dependent phospholipase C family protein: MAVPAAEAGQHFGVVSRLALAAVAPVAGVWSRPSPTHDFINLQALRILEADGHWTAVKALWPYLEQIQLGSAWADGGSRNVTHMYDPTTGRGIRGWPHAASVCGAYFESAVSAWHHGSRETALFYLGAACHLVQDLCVPHHAACRLLDGHREFEHFARRRRREFAVVRDGLYDVAGDPAGWVVANARIARMYLPLAGAEATETMKEIALSVLLPRAQRTTAGFLAFFLEAVGCR; encoded by the coding sequence ATGGCGGTACCGGCGGCGGAAGCCGGGCAGCACTTTGGCGTCGTGAGCCGGCTTGCGCTGGCAGCTGTCGCCCCCGTTGCAGGGGTGTGGTCGAGACCGTCGCCCACCCACGACTTCATCAACCTCCAGGCGCTGCGGATCCTCGAAGCGGATGGGCACTGGACGGCCGTGAAGGCACTGTGGCCCTATCTGGAACAGATCCAGCTGGGGAGCGCGTGGGCCGATGGCGGCTCCCGCAACGTGACCCACATGTACGACCCGACCACGGGGCGGGGCATCCGGGGCTGGCCCCATGCGGCATCCGTCTGCGGGGCGTACTTCGAGAGCGCCGTCTCCGCCTGGCACCATGGCAGCCGGGAGACGGCGCTCTTCTACCTCGGAGCGGCCTGTCACCTGGTGCAGGACCTCTGCGTGCCCCACCACGCCGCCTGCCGGCTCCTGGACGGACACCGGGAGTTCGAGCACTTCGCTCGCCGCCGGCGCCGGGAGTTCGCCGTGGTCCGTGACGGTCTCTACGACGTGGCCGGAGACCCCGCCGGCTGGGTCGTTGCCAACGCTCGGATCGCCCGGATGTATCTGCCGCTGGCCGGCGCGGAGGCCACGGAGACGATGAAGGAGATCGCCCTGTCCGTGCTGCTGCCGCGCGCGCAGCGGACCACGGCCGGCTTCCTCGCCTTCTTCCTCGAAGCGGTGGGGTGCCGGTGA
- a CDS encoding inorganic diphosphatase — MTGESTVLAFVEVPSGCQNKYEYDPELGGLRLDRVLYSPMHYPGEYGFIPETLAADGDPLDILVLSTAPTFPGCRVPARIVGVLDMADDKGEDTKILAVVDVDPRFAHVREIDDVPPHVKREIEHFFRVYKDLEGKTAEIRGWRGRQAALEEVAAARRAYAGR, encoded by the coding sequence TTGACCGGCGAGTCGACGGTCCTCGCCTTCGTCGAGGTTCCGAGCGGTTGCCAGAACAAGTACGAGTATGACCCGGAGCTCGGCGGGTTGCGCCTCGACCGGGTCCTCTACTCGCCGATGCACTATCCGGGTGAGTACGGCTTCATTCCCGAGACGCTCGCGGCGGATGGCGATCCCCTGGACATCCTGGTGCTCTCCACCGCCCCGACGTTCCCGGGCTGCCGGGTGCCTGCCCGCATCGTGGGGGTGCTGGACATGGCCGACGACAAGGGGGAGGACACGAAGATCCTCGCCGTCGTCGACGTCGACCCCCGGTTCGCCCACGTGAGGGAGATCGACGACGTCCCGCCGCACGTGAAGCGGGAGATCGAGCACTTCTTCCGCGTCTACAAGGACCTCGAGGGAAAGACGGCCGAGATCCGGGGCTGGCGCGGCCGCCAGGCGGCCCTCGAGGAGGTGGCGGCCGCCCGGCGGGCTTACGCCGGCCGGTGA